Within Candidatus Dojkabacteria bacterium, the genomic segment CTCTCCAGTGAATAGGCATATCTCCGAAACCACCAATACTGCGTTCGACCTGTCTACAGGTAGCTATCTGCTCCTGATGGACAATGATGACCTGATTGCTCCTGGAGCACTTGAAGAGCTTGTTGTGGGGATAGAGGCAAATCCGGGGGCGGATCTTATATATTTCGACGAAGATAAGTTAGATGTGTCCGGCGCCAGGGTAGAACCATTTTTCAAGCCTGGCCCATCGCCAGAGTTCCTGCTATCGATGATGTATCCTACACACGCACTTTACAGCAGAGATATATTTGAGAAAGCAGGTAAGCTCAGGAAAGGATATGAAGGTAGTCAAGACTATGATCTCTGTCTTAGAGTCTTTGATCTTACAGACAAGATTTATCATATCCCCAAGATATTGTATCATTGGCGTAAAATCCCAGGGTCAACTGCTGATAGTGTAGAGCATAAGCCTTATGTTATTGCTGCAGCAAAAAGGTCAATAACAGAGTCATTTGAAAGGAAAGGATATAAGGCAGAAGTTATTGGCGATAACTATCCCTTCAAAGCGAATATTGAGATAAAAGGCAATCCACAGGTTGACATTATAATCCCAACTAAAGATAAGAAGGGACTTCTGAGCAGATGTGTTGAGTCAATTATAGAAAAAAGCAGCTATGGGAATCTCAAAATCCATATTGTAGATAACAACTCAGAAGAAGAGGAGACGCTGGAATATTTGGAGGAGATTCAAGAAAGGGATAACAGAGTAAAGGTAGCCGAATATAGCAAGCCGTTCAACTTCTCAGCGATAAATAACTGGGCTGTTAAGCAGTCAGTAGCTGACTACATACTCTTCCTTAATAACGATACAGAAGTTATAGAGCCTCGTTGGATAGAAGAGATGTTAATGTGGGCTCAGATGGAAAAAATTGGCGCTGTTGGGGCAAAGCTGCTATTCCCGGATCATA encodes:
- a CDS encoding glycosyltransferase family 2 protein encodes the protein MSYIARLSRNAVRYLRAHGLKASARKSKSVLDRWLGVGTDIVDITQSKYKDWVNEVESKNTQVAAVAQDIKISILMPVYNVSPNYLVEAVDSIKTQSYTNWELCIVDDASTNSEIPPLIEKLEAEDERVKVQFSPVNRHISETTNTAFDLSTGSYLLLMDNDDLIAPGALEELVVGIEANPGADLIYFDEDKLDVSGARVEPFFKPGPSPEFLLSMMYPTHALYSRDIFEKAGKLRKGYEGSQDYDLCLRVFDLTDKIYHIPKILYHWRKIPGSTADSVEHKPYVIAAAKRSITESFERKGYKAEVIGDNYPFKANIEIKGNPQVDIIIPTKDKKGLLSRCVESIIEKSSYGNLKIHIVDNNSEEEETLEYLEEIQERDNRVKVAEYSKPFNFSAINNWAVKQSVADYILFLNNDTEVIEPRWIEEMLMWAQMEKIGAVGAKLLFPDHTIQHAGVILGLGPDVNDGHRPVAAHAFYKEREGSPRAFNQMNLVRNYSAVTGACMMIKRTKFDEVGGFDEENLKVNYNDVDLCLKLLQAGYRNVYTAHARLFHHESASRIKEPPKMETEFMRDKWKKYIENDPYYNPNFARNTVHSFII